A stretch of the Candidatus Jettenia sp. AMX2 genome encodes the following:
- a CDS encoding PAS domain S-box protein: protein MKKKHSILLIDDDKLMCISLKSLLEENGYYVSIVSNGNDAIHFLEKHTIDLILFDLRLQDIDELSLVNKIKEVSTDTIMLVMIDQNKIKTVVNTLCQDTADYILKPFDTDYLKKTIEKALYKKQLEASLKRTLIEKEIVSNINKTIATSLDIRESFPTICNELKKIITFDHACLIIPNDQGNWFQVFASAKSYNFSEIDEGMLSPMSGSLLDEIIKTGEPVIVNDTGKSDFWTNAVLHKEGIHARLGFPLTYKGKVLGAITLGSERVNSFSEQCNYYLWQIAPQLAIALENTNLFNRIKASEERYKTLFNHAADSMMMIDFYGRILTVNQREEEIIGYKTEELLGKDICDFLPEKSKIFVKELLLIAMNHKVQTTEIEVISKSRQILVMELDCTVVKEEDNNPYLLIHFRDITRRKNLEMELIEEKKKLDNIVSKIGADLLVIDNNNKICWANKRLIEQHPLGEKIVNHTCFDTYCHLEAIPADCPSIKVFETGRIQQIERVICNYSKKKFCNVISSPIFDKNGNVVQVLELIQDITDKKLEEEKQKKLQQQLMHSDRLISIGRLAAGVAHEINTPLAILSGMIQGFLERSESFTRETIKEFKTMQKVSKRIEKTVDSLLDLSHSEGTEQPKFININELIKNTVFLIDEQFLEKNKHIILKLSPSLPKINGFAEQLQQVFINLLINADDATESGDTISIITYQRDKKTIHINFKDTGSGIPDDHVLKIFDPFFTTKEVGRGTGLGLSITYGIIERHHGTISVKSKIGKGTVFDINLPVDFKRMTTHG, encoded by the coding sequence ATGAAAAAAAAACATAGCATACTTCTCATTGACGATGATAAATTAATGTGCATATCACTCAAAAGTCTTTTGGAAGAGAATGGATATTATGTTTCTATAGTATCCAATGGTAATGATGCGATTCATTTTCTTGAGAAACATACGATAGATTTGATTTTGTTTGATTTGAGATTGCAAGATATTGATGAACTTTCGTTAGTAAACAAAATTAAAGAGGTTTCAACAGATACAATTATGTTGGTGATGATTGATCAAAATAAAATAAAAACGGTAGTAAATACGCTTTGCCAGGATACCGCTGACTATATTCTTAAGCCATTTGATACAGATTATTTAAAAAAGACCATCGAAAAAGCGCTTTATAAAAAGCAGCTTGAAGCCAGTCTCAAAAGAACACTCATAGAGAAGGAGATTGTTAGCAATATTAACAAAACAATAGCTACCAGTTTGGATATCAGGGAGAGTTTTCCTACCATATGTAATGAGTTAAAAAAAATTATTACATTTGATCATGCCTGCCTTATTATCCCGAATGATCAGGGGAACTGGTTTCAGGTATTTGCATCTGCAAAAAGTTATAATTTCAGTGAAATTGATGAAGGAATGCTTTCTCCCATGTCTGGCAGTCTTTTAGATGAAATTATAAAAACGGGCGAGCCTGTTATTGTGAATGATACGGGCAAAAGTGATTTCTGGACTAATGCAGTGTTGCACAAAGAGGGAATACATGCGAGACTAGGATTTCCTCTTACCTATAAAGGGAAAGTACTCGGGGCTATTACCTTGGGAAGCGAAAGGGTGAATAGTTTTAGTGAACAATGTAATTATTATCTTTGGCAGATAGCACCGCAACTTGCCATTGCACTTGAGAATACAAATCTCTTCAACCGCATCAAAGCATCCGAAGAGCGTTATAAGACATTATTTAACCATGCTGCGGATTCTATGATGATGATAGATTTTTATGGAAGAATTCTTACGGTAAACCAGCGTGAAGAAGAGATCATTGGTTACAAGACGGAAGAACTCCTTGGTAAAGATATCTGTGATTTTCTACCAGAGAAATCAAAAATATTTGTGAAAGAACTTCTATTGATAGCTATGAATCACAAGGTTCAAACAACAGAGATCGAAGTTATTAGCAAAAGCAGGCAAATCTTGGTTATGGAATTGGATTGTACCGTTGTAAAGGAAGAAGATAATAATCCCTATCTGTTAATACACTTTCGTGATATAACAAGGAGAAAAAATCTCGAAATGGAATTAATAGAGGAAAAGAAAAAGCTTGATAATATTGTAAGTAAAATAGGTGCAGATCTTTTGGTAATTGATAACAATAATAAAATATGCTGGGCAAATAAAAGGTTAATTGAGCAACATCCTCTTGGTGAAAAGATAGTAAATCATACCTGTTTTGATACCTATTGCCATTTAGAAGCTATTCCTGCGGATTGCCCTTCGATCAAGGTGTTTGAAACCGGGAGAATACAACAGATTGAACGTGTAATCTGTAATTATAGTAAGAAGAAATTTTGCAATGTAATCAGTTCTCCTATTTTTGATAAGAATGGAAATGTTGTACAAGTTCTGGAATTGATTCAGGATATTACTGATAAAAAGCTTGAAGAAGAAAAACAGAAAAAACTTCAGCAACAACTTATGCACTCAGATAGGTTGATATCCATTGGCAGGCTTGCCGCAGGTGTAGCGCATGAGATAAATACACCGCTTGCAATTCTTTCTGGTATGATACAAGGTTTCCTTGAAAGGAGTGAATCCTTTACCAGAGAGACAATAAAAGAATTTAAGACTATGCAAAAGGTGTCAAAGCGTATTGAAAAAACGGTTGATTCACTCCTTGATTTGTCACACTCTGAGGGTACTGAACAGCCAAAATTTATTAATATTAACGAATTAATAAAGAATACGGTTTTTCTTATTGATGAGCAGTTTCTTGAGAAAAACAAACATATAATCCTGAAATTATCTCCTTCTCTTCCGAAAATCAATGGTTTCGCTGAACAACTGCAGCAGGTATTTATAAATTTACTCATTAACGCGGATGATGCCACGGAAAGCGGTGATACGATTTCAATAATAACATATCAAAGAGATAAAAAGACGATACATATTAATTTTAAAGACACTGGCAGTGGTATTCCCGATGACCATGTATTAAAAATTTTTGATCCCTTTTTTACAACGAAAGAAGTGGGGAGAGGAACGGGACTCGGATTATCTATTACCTACGGAATAATAGAAAGACACCATGGTACTATCAGTGTTAAGAGTAAGATAGGAAAGGGTACTGTCTTTGATATTAATTTGCCGGTAGATTTTAAAAGGATGACTACTCATGGATAG
- the rfaE2 gene encoding D-glycero-beta-D-manno-heptose 1-phosphate adenylyltransferase produces MDRLFSIISSLRSPRISVIGDLMLDKYVWGEVRRISQEAPIPVVNVTSEDIRAGGAGSVINNLQTLGAQVFACGVIGYDSYGNSLLDIFKTMGVDTTGVLTDKSRHTTLKIRYLGHLQTAGKGVQQLLRVDYEKTHLLLPEIEVQFNDYVNETIPLCDIVLVSDMNKGLLTNSFLQTIVALCKRHKKIIIADPKLASDYTCYSSFTAITPNRNETELATGIKITDTNNLMQAAKKLTSELSLEYCIITLDKDGIFLYQKDGNGKIIPTTPKSVFDVTGAGDMVLSTFGMVVGSGYDFEDAAQLANIAAGIEVGKIGATPVSKGEILNELICGKSHLPNKIKDIDVLIGILNEHRKKNDKIVFTNGCFDILHIGHIEYLRFARKQGDLLVVGLNADCSVRALKGPLRPFISQEERAKMLAALEDINYVVLFDEQTPMNLIKAIKPDVLVKGEDWKDAGIVGSEFVESYGGKIVFAPFVKGISTTDIVTRIIHKCNQVEKTKDMTNSALT; encoded by the coding sequence ATGGATAGGCTATTCAGTATTATTTCCAGTTTACGTTCACCCAGGATTTCCGTTATAGGCGATTTAATGCTTGATAAATATGTGTGGGGTGAGGTGAGGCGCATCTCACAGGAGGCACCTATCCCTGTTGTTAATGTTACTTCAGAGGATATAAGGGCCGGTGGTGCTGGAAGTGTTATAAATAATTTACAGACACTGGGTGCACAGGTTTTTGCCTGCGGAGTGATTGGATATGATTCGTATGGAAATTCCCTTTTAGATATTTTTAAAACTATGGGGGTTGATACCACTGGGGTTTTAACTGATAAAAGCCGTCATACGACACTCAAAATCCGTTATCTGGGACATCTGCAAACTGCCGGTAAAGGAGTACAACAACTATTGCGGGTTGATTATGAAAAGACACACCTTCTGTTGCCTGAAATAGAAGTGCAGTTTAATGATTATGTAAACGAGACCATACCGTTATGTGATATTGTGCTTGTCTCAGATATGAATAAAGGGCTGCTTACTAACTCTTTTTTACAAACAATTGTGGCCCTTTGTAAAAGGCATAAGAAAATTATCATTGCAGATCCAAAGCTCGCAAGTGATTATACTTGTTATAGCAGTTTTACTGCGATTACTCCTAACAGAAACGAGACAGAACTTGCTACAGGAATAAAAATTACAGATACCAATAATCTTATGCAGGCTGCAAAGAAGCTTACTTCTGAGCTTTCTTTGGAGTACTGTATTATTACCCTTGACAAAGATGGGATATTTCTATACCAAAAAGATGGGAATGGAAAAATTATCCCAACTACTCCAAAAAGTGTATTTGATGTAACGGGAGCTGGCGATATGGTTCTTAGCACATTCGGGATGGTTGTTGGAAGTGGCTATGATTTCGAAGATGCCGCTCAGCTCGCTAATATTGCAGCAGGAATAGAGGTTGGGAAGATCGGTGCAACACCGGTAAGCAAGGGTGAAATTTTGAATGAACTTATATGTGGGAAGAGCCACTTGCCGAATAAGATTAAAGATATTGATGTGCTTATAGGCATTTTGAATGAACATAGGAAAAAAAATGATAAAATTGTTTTTACCAATGGTTGTTTTGATATATTGCATATTGGACACATTGAATATCTCAGATTTGCCAGAAAACAGGGCGATTTACTTGTGGTAGGTTTGAATGCTGATTGTTCAGTACGGGCATTAAAAGGCCCTTTACGTCCTTTTATTTCGCAGGAAGAGCGGGCAAAGATGCTTGCAGCATTGGAGGATATAAATTATGTGGTGCTTTTTGATGAACAAACACCCATGAATTTAATTAAGGCAATTAAACCCGATGTGCTCGTGAAGGGAGAAGATTGGAAAGATGCTGGAATAGTGGGTAGTGAATTTGTTGAGTCATATGGAGGAAAGATCGTTTTTGCACCTTTTGTGAAAGGTATTTCAACTACAGATATTGTAACGAGAATAATTCATAAATGTAATCAGGTGGAAAAAACAAAAGACATGACGAACAGTGCGTTAACATAG
- a CDS encoding heavy metal translocating P-type ATPase has translation MKYNIVHDIPRRMRINLHLSERHRSGNLQVEEMFSAIEGIRKVSFNRRTGNLLVSYEGNGYVKNTLLKIIQEAPVVFIKKENHNGKENILKQKKRKVITAGILLVVRSWIPPIVSPLITFYGAIPVFRKGFKSVLNRKLNVDSLDSAAVGISLLRGDYLAASIVTFFLKVGDFFEELIRQKSRESLSKMFQIGDEWVWVKRNGFESRINTKEIIIGDLVVVRTGNSIPVDGVVVEGVALVNQSSITGEPIPASKRAGLTVYAGTVIEEGFLIIRSVKVGDETRVSRIVRIIEDSEGLKAEVQNHSEVLANKVVPYSFLLSGLIYIFTRDPVRAASVLLVDYSCAIKLSTPLAIMSAMIAATKRGILIKGGKFIEKLAQANLFLLDKTGTLTRAKPRVYDLLPFNEFNREYLLKNVACVEEHFPHPVATAVVKKAEEEGLIHEENHAEVEFVLAHGIASRINGKRILVGSRHFIYDDNSIHAKHEEPVVNDFINRGYSILYIAVEDKLAGIIAIEDHLRDDSQEFLGMLRDLDVERIIMITGDNDATAQNVAKKLGIDEYYAEVLPDKKTEIVKTFKKKGYVVAMVGDGINDSPAISLADVGISMKHGADVAKEACDVLLLDVKLQKIIEAKMIAKNTMSRIQQNFKYIVGANSALMALGIMGLITPITSAFIHNATTILVSLNSVRPYRTSFSKKT, from the coding sequence ATGAAATATAATATTGTCCACGATATTCCCAGGAGGATGAGGATAAATCTTCATTTGTCAGAAAGGCATAGAAGCGGTAATCTTCAGGTTGAAGAAATGTTTTCAGCGATTGAGGGAATTCGTAAGGTATCGTTCAATCGCCGTACGGGGAATTTGCTTGTTTCTTATGAAGGGAATGGCTATGTAAAAAATACATTGCTAAAGATAATACAGGAAGCACCGGTAGTTTTTATAAAAAAAGAAAATCACAACGGCAAGGAAAATATACTTAAACAAAAAAAAAGAAAGGTGATTACCGCAGGCATTCTCCTGGTCGTAAGGTCTTGGATACCGCCTATCGTGTCACCATTGATTACGTTTTACGGGGCCATTCCCGTATTCAGGAAAGGTTTCAAATCGGTATTAAACAGAAAGTTAAATGTCGATTCTCTTGATTCTGCCGCTGTTGGAATTTCTCTTCTAAGAGGTGATTATCTTGCTGCAAGTATTGTTACCTTCTTTCTAAAAGTTGGGGATTTCTTTGAAGAACTGATACGGCAGAAGTCACGGGAAAGCCTGTCGAAGATGTTTCAAATAGGGGATGAATGGGTATGGGTGAAGAGAAATGGATTTGAATCAAGGATTAACACAAAAGAAATAATTATTGGAGATCTTGTGGTTGTAAGAACAGGGAATAGCATCCCTGTAGATGGTGTTGTTGTAGAGGGCGTTGCTCTTGTCAATCAATCCTCAATTACGGGCGAACCTATTCCGGCTTCAAAAAGAGCCGGGCTTACGGTTTATGCGGGTACGGTAATTGAGGAAGGCTTTTTAATAATAAGATCGGTAAAGGTTGGAGATGAAACCAGGGTCTCCAGGATTGTCAGGATAATAGAAGATTCGGAAGGTTTGAAGGCCGAGGTACAAAACCATTCAGAGGTACTTGCGAACAAGGTTGTTCCTTATAGCTTTCTGTTGAGCGGGCTTATCTATATCTTTACCAGGGATCCCGTAAGAGCCGCTTCGGTATTACTGGTAGATTATTCATGTGCCATTAAATTATCAACCCCATTGGCGATTATGTCTGCGATGATTGCTGCAACAAAACGGGGGATTCTCATAAAGGGGGGAAAATTTATAGAGAAATTGGCACAGGCAAATCTGTTTCTCCTTGACAAAACAGGTACTCTTACCAGGGCGAAACCACGGGTTTATGATCTTCTTCCATTTAATGAATTCAACCGTGAATATTTATTAAAAAATGTAGCATGCGTCGAAGAACACTTTCCCCATCCAGTAGCAACCGCGGTGGTAAAAAAGGCAGAAGAAGAAGGGCTTATTCATGAGGAGAACCATGCTGAGGTTGAATTTGTCCTTGCTCATGGCATTGCATCAAGGATTAATGGGAAGAGGATATTGGTAGGCAGCAGGCACTTTATCTATGACGATAATAGCATTCATGCTAAACATGAAGAACCTGTAGTAAATGATTTTATCAACAGGGGATATTCGATACTTTATATAGCCGTAGAAGATAAGCTTGCAGGTATTATTGCTATTGAAGACCACCTGCGTGACGATTCGCAGGAATTTCTCGGAATGTTAAGGGATTTAGATGTTGAGAGGATTATTATGATTACAGGGGATAATGATGCCACAGCGCAGAATGTCGCAAAAAAATTAGGTATCGATGAATACTATGCGGAGGTTCTTCCTGATAAGAAAACAGAAATAGTAAAAACTTTTAAAAAAAAGGGCTATGTAGTTGCGATGGTCGGGGATGGAATTAATGACTCTCCGGCTATTTCTCTTGCCGATGTTGGCATATCGATGAAGCATGGTGCGGATGTGGCGAAAGAGGCCTGTGATGTTTTGCTTTTAGATGTGAAGCTTCAAAAAATTATCGAAGCGAAGATGATAGCAAAGAATACCATGTCCCGTATTCAGCAGAATTTCAAATATATTGTTGGGGCAAATAGTGCTTTGATGGCTCTTGGCATTATGGGGCTGATTACTCCAATAACGTCTGCCTTCATACATAATGCAACAACCATTCTTGTATCTTTAAATTCAGTGAGGCCTTATCGTACCTCTTTCTCAAAAAAGACATAG
- a CDS encoding HAD family hydrolase → MKRKAVFLDRDGTVIVHEPYLSSPDQLKLLPNAVEGIQLFKQHGYLAIIVTNQSGIARGFFDEERLILLHNKLLNMLAREGIVVDDIFYCPHYSEGVIDRYTIDCDCRKPKPKMLFDAARRHCIDLSQSVMIGDSDTDMLAGKNAGCCCVLIGDAETSHCHFMHTVDYVVHDLLEAAKLFT, encoded by the coding sequence GTGAAAAGAAAAGCTGTCTTTCTCGATCGGGATGGGACTGTTATTGTTCATGAACCTTATTTGAGTTCTCCTGATCAATTAAAATTGTTGCCTAATGCAGTTGAAGGGATTCAACTTTTTAAGCAACACGGATACCTTGCTATTATTGTTACCAACCAATCAGGTATTGCAAGAGGATTTTTCGACGAAGAACGCTTGATTCTTCTCCATAATAAACTTTTAAATATGCTGGCAAGAGAAGGAATTGTTGTTGATGACATTTTTTATTGTCCACATTATAGTGAAGGTGTTATTGATCGATATACAATTGACTGTGATTGCCGAAAACCAAAACCAAAAATGCTTTTTGATGCTGCAAGGAGGCATTGTATTGATTTAAGTCAGTCGGTAATGATTGGAGATTCTGATACAGATATGCTGGCTGGTAAAAACGCCGGATGTTGTTGTGTATTAATAGGAGATGCTGAAACAAGTCATTGCCATTTTATGCATACGGTTGATTATGTCGTACATGATTTATTAGAAGCTGCCAAGCTGTTTACGTAA
- a CDS encoding tetratricopeptide repeat protein, which yields MRKHIGFIMLKLKIIILIVSFFLPNFLYSTTSYSKEAFVDFNTYFYLGNEYNKIGMADEAIIEYLKAIEINKYSPKLYNNLGVAYSKKRMHDEEIASYKKAIDLDQNYSEAYFNLGIAYGIKKMVDEEINAYQKVIEIDPENLEALYNLGSAYRDKKLYDEAINILNKAVEIDPTYIDAYFNLGVSFGRKGLIDEEILQYKKILLLDPNNAEAHFNLAIAYGEKELFDEQILEYKKAIRANPNYSKAYKNLESVYRAKGMKKEADEELSKYNDLVKIK from the coding sequence ATGAGAAAACACATTGGTTTTATAATGCTTAAACTAAAAATAATTATTCTTATCGTATCTTTTTTCCTTCCGAACTTCCTTTACAGTACCACAAGTTACAGTAAAGAAGCTTTTGTCGATTTCAATACCTATTTTTACCTTGGAAATGAATATAATAAAATAGGGATGGCAGATGAAGCTATTATTGAGTATCTGAAGGCCATTGAGATTAATAAATATTCTCCAAAACTTTATAATAATCTAGGTGTTGCATATAGCAAGAAAAGAATGCACGATGAGGAAATAGCTTCATATAAGAAAGCGATTGATTTGGACCAGAATTATAGTGAAGCCTATTTTAATCTGGGTATTGCATATGGTATAAAAAAAATGGTGGATGAGGAGATCAATGCATATCAAAAAGTTATAGAAATAGACCCTGAAAATCTTGAAGCACTTTACAATCTTGGCAGTGCTTACAGAGATAAAAAGTTGTATGATGAAGCGATCAATATATTAAACAAGGCTGTTGAGATTGACCCAACATACATTGATGCGTACTTCAATTTAGGAGTATCGTTTGGCAGGAAAGGTTTAATTGACGAGGAAATTCTACAATACAAAAAAATACTCCTTTTGGATCCTAACAATGCGGAAGCACACTTCAACCTTGCAATCGCTTATGGCGAAAAGGAGCTATTTGATGAACAGATTCTTGAATATAAAAAAGCTATAAGAGCCAATCCAAATTATTCAAAAGCTTATAAAAATCTAGAGTCTGTTTATCGTGCCAAAGGGATGAAAAAGGAGGCAGATGAGGAATTATCCAAATACAACGATTTGGTGAAAATCAAATAA
- a CDS encoding D-sedoheptulose 7-phosphate isomerase, producing the protein MNDIKLHLQESIDTKKAMLLANLETIRDIANILIKTLKQNNCIYLIGNGGSAADAQHIAGELIGRFKLDRRPFPAIALTTDSSVITAIANDFGYDSCFSRQIEALVCPDDAVIAFSTSGNSKGIVNAVQLAKTLGAVTVGFTGKDGGLLKNVADICLKIPSDNTPRIQECHITVGHILCYLIEKEFFTI; encoded by the coding sequence ATGAATGATATAAAACTACACTTGCAAGAAAGTATAGATACGAAAAAGGCGATGTTATTGGCGAACCTTGAAACAATTAGAGATATAGCAAACATTCTTATTAAGACACTTAAACAGAATAACTGCATTTACCTTATAGGCAATGGGGGAAGTGCGGCAGATGCACAGCATATTGCTGGTGAATTAATAGGGAGGTTTAAGCTTGACCGACGCCCTTTTCCTGCAATTGCCTTAACGACAGACAGTTCCGTAATAACTGCAATTGCCAATGATTTTGGTTATGACTCCTGTTTTTCCAGACAAATCGAGGCCTTGGTTTGCCCGGATGATGCTGTTATTGCATTTAGTACGAGTGGAAATTCCAAGGGGATTGTAAATGCTGTTCAGCTTGCGAAAACGTTGGGTGCTGTTACTGTAGGATTTACTGGAAAGGATGGCGGCTTGTTAAAGAACGTTGCTGATATTTGTTTAAAAATCCCATCGGACAATACACCAAGGATCCAGGAGTGTCATATTACCGTTGGTCATATTCTATGCTATCTTATTGAAAAAGAGTTTTTTACAATATAA
- a CDS encoding response regulator has product MDRGIKVLIVDDDKDYNVYLTKFLTDEGYVVKGITKPMETISVLDQEKFHIIILDLKMPQISGTELLKEIKAKYHNICVIVLTGYPSFKSAVETMKLDAFDYLKKPFDLNDLRRALCNAQRTYGLIGSSKDKLKSAVGKKLKFLRKSKKITQKQLAERTGLSPSLLSQIENGQIAASLTTLDKLSSSLNAKMSYFLEDESDQSRAKESKIL; this is encoded by the coding sequence ATGGATAGAGGAATAAAAGTCCTGATCGTAGATGATGACAAAGATTATAATGTGTATTTGACAAAATTTCTGACGGATGAAGGTTATGTGGTAAAAGGTATAACAAAGCCAATGGAGACTATTTCTGTTTTGGATCAGGAAAAATTTCACATTATTATACTGGATCTAAAAATGCCGCAGATTAGCGGTACTGAATTGCTTAAGGAAATAAAGGCAAAGTATCACAATATTTGTGTCATTGTATTGACCGGATATCCATCCTTTAAGTCTGCAGTCGAGACGATGAAGCTCGATGCATTTGATTATTTAAAGAAGCCATTCGATTTAAACGATTTACGAAGGGCACTCTGTAATGCACAAAGAACTTATGGTCTCATCGGAAGTTCTAAGGATAAACTGAAAAGTGCTGTAGGGAAAAAACTTAAATTTTTAAGAAAAAGTAAGAAAATTACGCAAAAGCAGTTAGCAGAACGTACTGGTTTGTCACCAAGCCTGTTATCCCAGATTGAAAACGGTCAAATAGCAGCCTCTCTCACCACCCTTGATAAACTATCCTCATCCCTGAATGCCAAGATGTCATATTTTCTTGAGGATGAGTCTGACCAGTCCAGAGCAAAGGAGAGTAAGATTTTATAA
- a CDS encoding CbiX/SirB N-terminal domain-containing protein: MKRLLCGMIIVLGLLNIGLFLLIPLANSKAGALQNVKTEWGAGILVVTRAAVKEDYKRAASDGKVVVPLHPETVGILILAHGIHNHGYGEQVLDAIPRWNAEVLEAVKPLKRKYPLEVAFGMADPETIEDAVRKLEHKNITNVIAVPLFISSHSPIIDNSRYILGLQEELSPASTVKSLPRLKSKMRFTMTEALDDNPLVAEILLERARVLSIYPGQETVILVGHGPNDENTNKLWLNDIEKLASFVREKGGFKEAKAATWRSDAPPSVKEKAAQELRKMVERDGRVIVIPHLLASGGVEGEITEILKGLSYIYNGKTLLPHQNITKWIEIQVEKEIMKLRGNKGEDQSLLPYMF; this comes from the coding sequence ATGAAAAGGCTTTTATGTGGTATGATAATCGTTTTGGGTTTGCTGAATATTGGGTTATTTTTATTAATTCCATTGGCAAACAGTAAGGCTGGGGCTTTACAAAATGTAAAAACTGAGTGGGGTGCAGGAATATTAGTAGTTACCCGTGCTGCCGTGAAAGAAGATTACAAGAGGGCTGCTTCAGATGGTAAAGTGGTGGTACCATTACACCCTGAAACAGTTGGCATACTGATTCTTGCGCATGGCATTCACAACCACGGATACGGAGAGCAAGTTTTAGATGCCATTCCACGGTGGAATGCTGAAGTGCTTGAAGCTGTTAAGCCATTAAAAAGGAAATACCCCCTTGAAGTAGCTTTTGGTATGGCTGACCCGGAAACGATTGAAGATGCTGTGCGTAAATTGGAACATAAAAATATTACAAATGTGATAGCAGTGCCGTTATTTATTTCCTCTCATAGTCCGATAATTGATAATTCCCGTTATATTTTGGGCTTGCAGGAAGAATTATCGCCTGCTTCTACCGTTAAATCATTACCACGGCTAAAGAGTAAAATGAGATTTACCATGACGGAGGCCCTGGACGATAATCCACTTGTAGCTGAAATTCTTTTGGAAAGGGCGAGGGTGCTTAGTATATATCCAGGGCAGGAGACAGTAATCCTGGTGGGACACGGACCGAATGACGAAAATACAAATAAACTATGGCTGAATGATATAGAGAAACTAGCCTCATTTGTTAGGGAAAAAGGCGGGTTTAAAGAAGCTAAGGCTGCTACATGGAGAAGTGATGCCCCTCCATCTGTTAAAGAAAAAGCGGCTCAGGAGTTAAGGAAAATGGTAGAAAGGGATGGAAGGGTGATTGTTATTCCACATTTACTTGCTTCAGGGGGAGTAGAGGGAGAGATCACAGAAATATTAAAAGGACTGTCTTATATTTATAATGGCAAAACCTTACTACCTCATCAAAATATAACGAAGTGGATTGAAATACAGGTCGAAAAGGAAATTATGAAACTCAGGGGAAACAAGGGTGAAGACCAATCTTTGTTACCTTATATGTTTTAA
- a CDS encoding DUF2325 domain-containing protein, which translates to MSVLIVGGDHLGSIPKELDKIGINDVRHITGRGGQKVHDGIPTTMDFIIVLYDFVNHNLAHKIKKIAEGRGVPVVYAKRSWSSIYQKMKENQRQLKKIGLQTLA; encoded by the coding sequence ATGTCAGTATTGATTGTTGGGGGTGACCATCTGGGAAGTATTCCCAAGGAACTGGACAAGATTGGCATTAATGACGTTCGGCACATAACAGGAAGGGGTGGGCAAAAAGTTCATGACGGGATTCCTACGACAATGGATTTTATTATTGTTTTGTATGATTTTGTAAACCATAATCTGGCACATAAGATAAAAAAGATTGCTGAAGGCAGAGGGGTTCCCGTTGTTTATGCGAAGAGATCGTGGTCATCTATCTATCAAAAAATGAAGGAGAATCAGAGGCAGTTAAAAAAAATAGGCTTGCAAACGCTGGCATAA